From a region of the Polynucleobacter corsicus genome:
- a CDS encoding peptidylprolyl isomerase, translated as MRKIIASLFLVSSLIASAASFAGPKVEFKTTMGNFVVELDSVKAPKTSANFLNYVNSGFYNGTIFHRVIDGFMIQGGGFTSDLTQKPTNSPVASEAQNGLKNQTYTIAMARTSDPDSATAQFFINVKDNEGLNYPNAMGNGYTVFGTVVSGTQTIDAIRKIPTMVASSPKMGRMSDVPSKTVTIESATVLK; from the coding sequence ATGCGCAAAATTATTGCTTCCCTATTTTTAGTTTCCAGCCTCATTGCTAGTGCCGCAAGCTTTGCTGGCCCTAAAGTTGAATTTAAAACCACCATGGGTAATTTTGTTGTTGAGCTGGATTCAGTAAAAGCACCAAAAACTTCTGCTAACTTTTTGAACTATGTAAACAGTGGTTTTTATAACGGTACGATTTTTCACCGTGTGATAGATGGCTTCATGATTCAGGGGGGTGGATTTACTTCGGACTTGACACAAAAACCAACTAATTCGCCTGTGGCTTCAGAAGCTCAAAATGGCCTGAAGAATCAAACTTACACCATCGCTATGGCACGTACTTCTGACCCCGATTCAGCAACAGCCCAGTTTTTTATCAACGTTAAAGACAACGAAGGCTTGAATTATCCAAATGCTATGGGTAATGGCTATACCGTTTTCGGCACAGTCGTTTCTGGCACTCAAACCATCGACGCTATTCGTAAAATCCCAACCATGGTGGCATCATCACCAAAAATGGGTCGCATGTCAGACGTACCTAGCAAGACTGTCACGATTGAATCAGCTACTGTTTTAAAGTAA